From Synoicihabitans lomoniglobus, the proteins below share one genomic window:
- a CDS encoding Gfo/Idh/MocA family oxidoreductase, producing MNSSPLASPAPWSRRGFLKTGLAAGGMVIAAPSIMRGQSSANDINVVLIGMGSQGRVLLDSLLNIPGLNFRAVCDIWELSRRYGVNRLKKAGFDPAGYENIEDLLATEKDIDVAIIATPDFWHAPHTNACLKAGMDVYCEKMMAHTVESARTMVQTMRETGKLLQIGHQRRSNPRYLHALNNIINKAHIPGRITNINGQWNRAVSEDLGWPKRYEMPLETLQRYGFKDMHQFRNWRWFKDLSGGPISDLGAHQIDIFNWFLGTNPKSVMASGGADYYTTHEWYDNVMAVFEYDTAQGPVRAFYQVLTTTSAGGGYFEQFMGDEGSVKISENPTLTKVYREDRAPDWDKWIELNYLRRSAAAPEAKKAATVDVRETAPLVAFDLPVVLDKPLHQPHLENFFGAVRGQNKLTCDAAHAFESEAAIFKVNPAVAARQTLEFTPADFTA from the coding sequence ATGAATTCCTCCCCCCTTGCATCCCCCGCGCCGTGGTCTCGTCGCGGCTTTCTCAAAACCGGACTCGCCGCCGGTGGCATGGTGATTGCGGCACCGAGCATCATGCGCGGGCAGTCCTCCGCCAACGACATCAATGTCGTGCTCATCGGCATGGGCTCGCAGGGCCGGGTGTTGCTCGACTCGCTGCTCAATATACCCGGGCTGAACTTTCGCGCGGTTTGCGACATCTGGGAGCTCTCACGCCGCTACGGTGTCAATCGGCTCAAAAAAGCCGGTTTCGATCCCGCGGGTTACGAGAACATCGAAGACCTGCTTGCGACCGAGAAGGACATCGATGTCGCCATCATCGCGACGCCCGACTTCTGGCACGCTCCGCACACCAACGCCTGCCTCAAGGCCGGGATGGATGTGTATTGCGAGAAGATGATGGCACACACGGTCGAGTCGGCCCGCACCATGGTGCAGACCATGCGCGAGACCGGAAAACTCCTCCAGATCGGCCACCAGCGCCGCAGCAATCCGCGTTACCTGCATGCGCTGAACAACATCATCAACAAGGCGCACATCCCGGGTCGGATCACCAACATCAACGGCCAGTGGAACCGCGCCGTGTCGGAGGACCTCGGCTGGCCCAAGCGCTATGAGATGCCGCTCGAAACGCTGCAGCGCTACGGCTTCAAGGACATGCACCAGTTCCGCAACTGGCGGTGGTTCAAGGATCTCTCCGGCGGTCCCATCTCGGACCTCGGGGCTCACCAGATCGACATCTTCAACTGGTTTCTCGGCACGAACCCGAAGAGCGTCATGGCCTCGGGCGGGGCGGATTACTACACCACGCACGAATGGTATGACAACGTCATGGCCGTCTTCGAATACGACACCGCGCAGGGGCCGGTCCGCGCCTTCTACCAGGTGCTCACGACCACCAGCGCGGGCGGCGGCTACTTCGAACAATTCATGGGCGACGAAGGTTCGGTGAAAATCTCCGAAAACCCGACGCTCACCAAAGTCTACCGCGAGGACCGTGCGCCCGACTGGGACAAGTGGATCGAGCTCAATTACCTGCGCCGCTCCGCCGCCGCCCCGGAAGCGAAGAAAGCCGCGACGGTCGATGTGCGCGAAACGGCGCCGCTCGTCGCCTTCGACCTGCCGGTGGTATTGGACAAACCGTTGCACCAGCCGCATCTGGAAAACTTTTTCGGAGCGGTGCGGGGCCAGAACAAGCTCACCTGCGATGCCGCCCACGCCTTTGAAAGCGAAGCCGCCATCTTCAAGGTCAACCCCGCCGTCGCCGCCCGCCAAACCCTCGAATTCACCCCGGCCGACTTCACCGCCTGA